The DNA region aaaattgcttcttttgacctagaaatgcatggacaaagttttatcaaaataaagataaataaaaaaacaaattgatgtCTATTGCGAAATTGTATTCTccaatagttttcaaaatattattatctaagtattgacggaagaaaaaaaaatcatcgaaaaaatactttttacagTATGTACTTAAAACATCATAATTTCACTAAAAAAGAAGATAATCGAGctcacacattttttcaaaaaattcatttgaccggttcttagcgaagctacaccaaaatgtcacatttttcaattttcaatgtgatttttaatatgaaaaaaatcatttttgttatgattcaataattgcaatgtactttaaatgcgttttcttaccttaaaagccaagaatattgaccaaatatggTCGCAAGCCATTgaacgggagaggagtttttttttcataaatctgctcctttcgttgtcccgtcacgaaaagaaatggctggcaaaaactcaaatttcaaccaattctttcagttcaaggagcaaaagattgcttttttaatttgtgataatgtgtagaagagcaaaagtttttaaaaatcaacctggaaaaactgtagcgatttttgtagtgtgccttttaaaagtccagttttacgatgtttcccgtcacgctacatttttattacaggggaagcacaggtactatatggttcattctgcacgatttttttttgtaggaaaatcaattatctttccaaatatgtaataacattggggggtttcttcttttaatttgccactacagccaaaacgctgataaaaacttgggattttttttaaaaggagccgaagaatcggtcatttAAGGTTTATTACGATCTGTGTTCATCATAACTTAGAACTCCCATGCATTCCAATTTCTCCCCTCCCTTAGGACGCGTGCCAGAGCCAATATGGGCGGATAAAAGCGTCAGATACAACATCACAGAGGCCATGGCTCACTGGCCAGATCACATAATCGCGGAACACATCAGGCAGGAAACCCAAGCCGTGACTCACTCTACCAAGCGACAAGACGAAAGACAGCTGATCGTGCAGTACATCAACAGACCCCACCAGGAGCTCGCCCTTAAGCGTTATCGTTACCTTTTGCCGCACTCGCTGGCCGGACAAGTCATCTACTTTCAGCGGTTCGTGGAAAACGAAGTGTTTTGCGAAATCCGCCACCAGATCGCACACACACCGTTCATGGTGATGGGTCCCGAGAGGCACGTGCTGGACGCACTTTGCACCGGCTGTACCCCGAATGTACCCATGGACTGGGTCCAAAGCTCGGCCCTGCAAGTTGGCTCTTGCATCGTCATTCCGAATGCTCAGTTTCAGCTTAATGTAGCTCGCCTCGTGCTGACCACATTCGGCATACATTGTAACTTTGTCTCTAAGCTCAGAAATAACCGACAGAATCAGAAAGCGGTGAAAAAGTTCCTCAAATTCGCGGCCACAAATGTAAAACAGAGCCGTCAGCGATATCTCGAGTCGTTGGAAGCGTCGCCCCTGAAGGTACCGTTGCCTTGGCGTGCGGCAATGGGAAAATAGGAGTTATCTTTTAAACTTGTACTATTTGGGACAAGCTCGAACAGTTTTCCAGTTTGAATAAACTTGATTAAAGTAACGAAGAAACGATATTTAATGTTGTTTTACCACAATCCATACCAGATTTGGAACACGAccaaactattattttttgtttttgcatctTTCCACTCCTTGCTAGGGCGGTTCGCAGACCGTATGAGACTAAATCGCAGCGCCGGATACGTTCTACCGGACGTGTTCGCAAGTTGGCCGGATACTCTCATCGAGGAGCACATCGAAGGCAATACCGAAGCCATCATCACGTGTTCCCGAAGGGCTTCCGGCCGACACCTGATCGTGCAGTACGACGACgtgcaacagttgcagaaggCCCTGAGCCGATATCCGTACCTGGAACCGTACCGATTGGATAGGGAGACGATGCAGCGCTTTGTCGAGTTGAACGTAATGGACGAAATCCGCCATCGAATTCGGAACAACCCCGGGTTCATGGTGATGTGCCCCGAGAGGCACGTGCTGGAAGCACTGTACACCGGGTCCAGCCCGGACGTGCCCACAGATTGGGCCCACTGCACGGAACTTCCAGCGGTGCAACCCGTTGCCGTGCCCAGCAAGGCGAAGCAACTCATCATTGCGAAAGcgatcaagaaaaatttcagaGTTAAGTGTACCTTCAACAAGAAGCCAAAGAGAAATATCCCCGTCAAAGCTCAGCTGCCGTGGCAGACGGCAATGCAGGAGGAATCCGCGTACGACTAATTTTTGTTTGATCAAGAAATTTGAACACAGTTCTGTACTTTTATAATGTGCAAAATCCGTTACTGACTACATTATAGagaaaactttgaataaaatgttctctaatttaaaaaaaactacatgaaaagaacttttgcttaaaatatCACAGTCAGACTTGCGTCAAGACAGGAAAtcgaaaaagtcgggaattccctgaaaaccgcaaaaaaaatcatggaaaagtCGTTTTGTGTTTCAAGCTTTGTTATATTTTAtcaatggtctgataactttttatgGGAAAATATCAGTTGGGCAAATATCAGCAATgtttattaaatatattttttttataaaaatctaaatttttgatGCCACCAAATGCAATTTTATAGCATGATTCATACATTTTCTAAATTCATTAAGAAGCTTGTTCTACTGGAAATGcctataatagtagtttatgcaacaagttgcaaaaagaggattttctcagcacgagtcgtacatttatccaacgaggttcaccgagttggataaatacgaagagtgctgaaaaaatcaagttttgcaacgagttccatacaacattttttgcaattccgaaaaacacccattgagtgaaattttatgtcaaattttcatgtattttgtcaataaatcgtttgaatcaaatgaatgttgaaaagttttacttttcgaaacaagtgctgaaaagttcaacttttcagcacccatttcagtgctgaaaagtagaacttttcagcatttatttagaaaagtgttgctattcgattctgttatttttggtacagaaa from Culex quinquefasciatus strain JHB chromosome 3, VPISU_Cqui_1.0_pri_paternal, whole genome shotgun sequence includes:
- the LOC6050839 gene encoding uncharacterized protein LOC6050839 isoform X6 → MAQVPARNPKYSAADLWPPGSKDRDFPPAAFFPVYVGNFLCQQRTELVARVQQYFASKGLLARMVFVRSAQNDPFQSYQDKTKLYDCLVYLTREKDAQDAVKYLHRDKYYGHRLNVFPGRFADRMRLNRSAGYVLPDVFASWPDTLIEEHIEGNTEAIITCSRRASGRHLIVQYDDVQQLQKALSRYPYLEPYRLDRETMQRFVELNVMDEIRHRIRNNPGFMVMCPERHVLEALYTGSSPDVPTDWAHCTELPAVQPVAVPSKAKQLIIAKAIKKNFRVKCTFNKKPKRNIPVKAQLPWQTAMQEESAYD
- the LOC6050839 gene encoding uncharacterized protein LOC6050839 isoform X5 → MAQVPARNPKYSAADLWPPGSKDRDFPPAAFFPVYVGNFLCQQRTELVARVQQYFASKGLLARMVFVRSAQNDPFQSYQDKTKLYDCLVYLTREKDAQDAVKYLHRDKYYGHRLNVFPGRVPEPIWADKSVRYNITEAMAHWPDHIIAEHIRQETQAVTHSTKRQDERQLIVQYINRPHQELALKRYRYLLPHSLAGQVIYFQRFVENEVFCEIRHQIAHTPFMVMGPERHVLDALCTGCTPNVPMDWVQSSALQVGSCIVIPNAQFQLNVARLVLTTFGIHCNFVSKLRNNRQNQKAVKKFLKFAATNVKQSRQRYLESLEASPLKVPLPWRAAMGK